Proteins from a single region of Chryseobacterium sp. T16E-39:
- a CDS encoding TonB-dependent siderophore receptor: MKNVLIGVSMLGSIFAFAQEKDSTKVEKIDEVIMNTYIKKDSDYSNKMSLKAIENPQVYSSIDKAILENQVIYTVDAAFRNIPGLQTMWTANGRAGDGGAYVNLRGFVASNSLRNGVLGSITGTIDAVNLEKVEVLKGPSGTLFGSLLTSYGGVINRVTKKPFDTFGGNVSLSGGNYDTYRASVDINTPLTKDKKLLFRLNSAYTNEGTFQTEGYRRNFAVAPSLTYNPTDRLNINFEMELFNMKSMSDQTFFFYGGDYLKKVNNVKDLNLDYKNSYLGKDLNNTGRSINFFGQVNYKISNTIKSSTNISTSSSYSDGFMPYLYFSGDDPTKMYRSDQSTRDSRKKAINFQQNFNGDFRIGNLRNRVVLGFDYLRINNDQNFYDVNGFDKVNGVSVPVPLHQPGFDYTNFNGTALQAQYDAMAGNETPYLIKSIQNNYAVYLSNVLNITDNLNVLMALRVDRFSNKPGIVNPQTLETAKSSNQTFFSPKLGIVYEVIKDKVSFFGNYQNSFKNLDYYTNTDGQMTTAVPEQANQMEGGIKTSLFNGKISSTLSYYNIKVKDVLRNTPNPKFNSAQTQDGTIVSKGLELEINAYLVKGFTAIAGFTYNDSTFTQADESVLNRRPNTSGSPYLANLYASYQFLDGKLKGLGFGVGGNYASENKIYNATDGVFSLPSYVVLNANAFYDAKKFRIGVKVDNFTNQHYWIGYTTANPQRLLNALGSVTYKF; this comes from the coding sequence ATGAAAAATGTACTGATTGGTGTTTCAATGTTGGGTTCCATATTCGCTTTTGCACAAGAAAAGGATTCAACAAAGGTGGAAAAGATTGATGAAGTTATTATGAATACCTACATCAAAAAAGACAGTGATTACTCAAATAAAATGTCTTTAAAAGCTATTGAAAACCCTCAGGTATATTCAAGTATTGACAAAGCAATTTTAGAAAACCAGGTTATTTATACTGTTGATGCAGCATTTCGAAATATTCCAGGATTACAAACCATGTGGACAGCTAATGGAAGAGCCGGTGACGGAGGCGCTTACGTAAATCTTAGAGGATTCGTGGCTTCAAACTCTTTAAGAAACGGTGTTTTAGGATCAATTACGGGAACGATAGACGCTGTTAACCTTGAAAAAGTAGAAGTACTTAAAGGTCCATCAGGAACGTTATTCGGAAGTTTATTAACAAGCTATGGTGGTGTAATTAACAGGGTTACAAAAAAACCATTCGATACATTTGGCGGAAATGTGAGCCTATCCGGAGGAAATTACGACACTTACAGAGCATCAGTTGATATCAACACTCCCCTTACAAAAGATAAAAAATTATTGTTCAGATTAAATTCTGCATACACTAATGAAGGAACTTTCCAGACTGAAGGATATAGAAGAAATTTTGCTGTAGCTCCAAGTCTTACTTATAACCCCACAGACCGATTGAATATCAATTTTGAAATGGAGTTATTCAATATGAAAAGTATGAGTGATCAAACTTTTTTCTTTTATGGTGGTGATTATTTAAAAAAGGTTAATAACGTTAAAGATCTTAATCTGGATTATAAAAATTCTTATCTCGGAAAAGATCTTAACAACACAGGAAGAAGTATCAACTTTTTCGGACAGGTGAACTATAAAATATCCAACACAATCAAATCATCAACAAATATCAGTACATCTTCCAGTTACTCTGATGGATTTATGCCTTACCTGTATTTTAGTGGTGATGATCCTACGAAAATGTACAGAAGTGATCAATCTACGAGGGATAGTAGAAAGAAAGCAATTAATTTCCAACAAAACTTTAATGGTGATTTCCGCATTGGAAACTTACGAAACCGTGTGGTTTTAGGGTTTGATTATTTAAGAATTAATAATGATCAAAATTTTTATGATGTAAACGGCTTTGATAAAGTGAATGGAGTTTCTGTTCCTGTTCCATTACATCAGCCAGGATTTGATTATACTAACTTTAATGGTACTGCACTACAAGCACAATATGATGCGATGGCAGGAAATGAAACTCCATATTTGATCAAAAGCATACAAAACAATTATGCTGTATATCTTTCCAACGTCTTGAACATTACAGACAATCTGAATGTTTTAATGGCCCTTAGAGTAGATCGTTTTTCAAATAAACCAGGTATTGTAAATCCTCAAACTTTAGAAACAGCTAAGAGCTCTAATCAAACTTTTTTCTCTCCGAAACTTGGAATTGTGTATGAAGTTATAAAAGATAAAGTTTCCTTCTTCGGAAATTACCAGAACAGTTTTAAAAACCTCGATTATTACACCAATACTGATGGCCAAATGACAACAGCCGTTCCAGAGCAGGCAAACCAAATGGAAGGAGGAATAAAGACCAGCTTATTCAATGGAAAAATTTCATCTACATTAAGTTACTATAATATTAAAGTAAAAGATGTTTTAAGAAATACACCAAACCCAAAATTTAATAGTGCACAGACTCAAGATGGTACTATTGTAAGCAAAGGACTTGAACTTGAGATCAATGCTTACCTTGTAAAAGGCTTTACTGCAATTGCAGGTTTCACCTACAATGATTCAACTTTCACACAAGCAGATGAGTCTGTTTTAAACAGAAGACCCAACACTTCAGGATCTCCTTATTTAGCAAATTTATATGCAAGCTACCAATTTTTAGATGGGAAACTTAAAGGTCTTGGATTTGGTGTTGGTGGAAACTATGCAAGTGAAAATAAAATCTATAACGCAACCGATGGGGTATTCTCTTTACCATCTTACGTTGTACTAAATGCTAACGCATTTTATGACGCTAAGAAATTCAGAATAGGTGTAAAAGTAGACAACTTCACCAACCAACATTACTGGATTGGCTATACTACCGCCAACCCACAAAGATTGCTTAATGCTTTGGGAAGCGTGACTTACAAGTTTTAA
- a CDS encoding TonB-dependent siderophore receptor, translating into MRKVIIGAALLSSMMAFAQEKKDTIKSNDIEEVVVSGKYYKKYVEKEGSSSMRLDEALIKIPQNISIITNRALEDQQVTTLSDGVLRNVAGAQRLEHWGDMYTRVNMRGSRAAAFMNGVNVTSNWGPLSEDMSFVDHIEFIKGPSGFLMSNGEPSGIYNIVTKKPTGQSLNGSARVTLGSFNMYRGETDIDTKITDKVAFRLNLMAQNKNSFRDYEFNDRYIINPSLKVKLSDKTTLTAEYIYQKAKMSEVGSAYVFSFEGYRAKPVGYTVTDPSIDPTKVDNNTVNINLQHKFNENWKLTSQLTYVNEYTMGSDIWPSNFENGYMIRRVNYWEADNTMKFGQVFLNGYVKTGSVSHKILAGLDLGSKKYMADWSQGYNLDKFNANGDASATNTVADHNYWYNTNTGNYDINGINGYSGPNNTENYKAFNKSTPLSTRAGAGSTIDQNYTGLYLQDELGFFNDALRLTLAARYTNVKEINYGTKSEANRITPRIGLSYSVNESLAAYALYDQTFVPQAGLFRDGTTATPLTGSNIEVGVKKDWFSGKWNTTLSLYNINKNNEITGDPDQTNNPNGRYSILLGKTRVQGVEFDLKGEIVKGFNAIFNYAFTENKFTETTAKAKKGDKVPGYAKHTANGWLNYTFTDGLLEGFGLSFGGTYLAGRSSWDWGATNSLQMGDYVKFDAGASWENTKFRVGINVFNVFNRYLYSGSPYGNYYYYQADAPRNFRVSIGYKF; encoded by the coding sequence ATGAGAAAGGTAATAATAGGAGCCGCTTTACTATCATCAATGATGGCATTCGCTCAGGAAAAAAAAGATACCATTAAATCAAATGATATTGAAGAGGTTGTAGTGAGCGGAAAATACTACAAAAAATATGTAGAAAAAGAAGGTTCTTCCTCGATGCGTTTAGATGAGGCACTCATTAAAATTCCTCAAAACATATCTATTATTACCAATAGAGCTTTAGAAGATCAGCAAGTGACTACATTAAGTGACGGGGTTCTTAGAAACGTTGCTGGAGCACAAAGATTGGAGCACTGGGGAGATATGTATACAAGAGTTAACATGAGAGGTTCAAGAGCAGCTGCTTTCATGAACGGAGTTAATGTTACTTCAAACTGGGGACCTCTAAGCGAAGATATGAGCTTTGTAGATCACATAGAATTCATCAAAGGACCTTCAGGATTCCTGATGTCGAATGGAGAACCAAGTGGTATTTATAATATTGTTACTAAAAAACCAACAGGACAATCCTTAAACGGATCTGCAAGGGTAACTCTTGGAAGCTTCAATATGTACAGAGGTGAAACGGATATCGATACAAAAATTACTGATAAAGTTGCTTTCAGATTGAATTTAATGGCTCAGAATAAGAACAGCTTCAGGGACTATGAATTCAATGACAGATATATTATTAACCCTTCATTAAAAGTTAAGTTGTCTGATAAAACAACTTTAACAGCAGAATATATCTACCAAAAAGCAAAAATGTCTGAAGTCGGTTCTGCTTATGTTTTCTCTTTTGAAGGCTACAGAGCAAAGCCAGTTGGATATACTGTTACCGATCCAAGCATTGACCCCACTAAAGTAGATAACAATACAGTTAATATCAATTTACAGCATAAATTCAATGAAAACTGGAAATTAACTTCTCAGCTAACTTATGTAAATGAGTACACGATGGGTAGTGATATCTGGCCAAGTAATTTCGAAAACGGCTACATGATTCGTCGTGTAAACTATTGGGAAGCGGATAACACGATGAAATTTGGACAAGTATTTTTAAACGGTTACGTTAAAACAGGATCTGTTTCTCACAAAATTTTAGCTGGCCTTGATTTAGGAAGCAAAAAGTATATGGCTGATTGGTCTCAGGGATATAATTTAGATAAGTTTAATGCTAATGGAGACGCTTCTGCTACCAATACAGTTGCTGACCATAACTATTGGTACAATACCAATACTGGTAATTATGATATCAATGGGATAAATGGGTATTCTGGACCTAATAATACAGAGAACTACAAAGCCTTCAATAAAAGCACTCCTCTTTCTACCAGAGCAGGTGCAGGAAGTACTATAGACCAAAATTATACTGGTTTATATTTACAGGATGAATTAGGGTTCTTTAATGATGCTTTAAGACTTACCCTTGCTGCACGCTATACCAATGTAAAAGAGATCAATTATGGAACAAAATCTGAAGCTAACAGAATTACTCCTCGTATTGGATTAAGCTATTCAGTAAATGAAAGCTTAGCGGCCTATGCTTTATATGATCAAACTTTTGTACCGCAGGCTGGTTTATTTAGAGATGGAACAACAGCAACACCATTAACTGGTAGCAATATCGAGGTAGGGGTAAAAAAAGACTGGTTCTCAGGAAAGTGGAACACCACATTATCATTATATAATATTAATAAAAATAATGAAATTACAGGAGACCCTGACCAGACAAATAACCCGAATGGAAGATATTCAATCCTTCTTGGAAAGACAAGAGTTCAAGGGGTAGAATTTGATCTTAAAGGAGAAATCGTAAAAGGGTTCAATGCCATCTTTAATTACGCCTTCACCGAAAATAAGTTTACGGAAACCACAGCAAAAGCAAAAAAAGGAGATAAAGTTCCTGGATATGCAAAGCATACAGCAAACGGTTGGTTAAACTATACCTTTACTGATGGTTTATTAGAGGGGTTCGGATTAAGTTTTGGTGGAACTTATTTAGCTGGCAGAAGCAGCTGGGATTGGGGAGCTACAAACTCTCTACAAATGGGAGATTATGTGAAATTTGATGCTGGTGCGTCTTGGGAGAATACCAAATTCAGAGTGGGAATTAATGTATTCAATGTATTCAACAGATACTTGTATTCAGGTTCTCCATATGGGAATTATTATTATTATCAGGCAGATGCTCCTAGAAACTTCAGAGTATCTATAGGATACAAATTCTAA
- a CDS encoding PepSY-associated TM helix domain-containing protein, which produces MHKKHHHKKKPSASKKWSAKLHLWFGLSVGLIVFIVSLSGTLYVFKDEIQNVLRKDAIELRKETIKNQPLSVELLREKVTLELNEKYPISSVEIPLDKTKSYGFLYYKKGKKGWNYFQDVLINKQVYVNQYTGEILGVYNEKYDIFPILKSLHWSLLLKSEWGPYVVGIPVVLFIIMLITGIILWWPQNKKARKGRFWFNWKNVKTWKRKNYDLHNVLGFYASFIALLMSITGIYFTYPYVKNVFNFALSGSMTLPKEKEIRSPDSLAAKNNSVFDLAVQETRRLYTSSSSFRFPLNGKNKKGKDLKNIPVTIYQKDGRFSERNVLIFDKYSGKLLANRPHQKLSTAEKYSNANYDIHTGSYFGLFGKIIWFIAGLICTSLPVTGFLVWWGKRKKQGKKI; this is translated from the coding sequence ATGCATAAAAAACATCATCATAAAAAGAAGCCATCTGCTTCAAAAAAATGGTCTGCAAAGCTGCATTTGTGGTTTGGTTTATCTGTGGGTTTAATTGTATTTATTGTTTCCTTATCGGGGACTTTATATGTTTTTAAAGATGAAATTCAAAATGTCCTTCGTAAGGATGCCATTGAACTCAGGAAAGAAACTATAAAAAACCAACCTTTATCCGTTGAGCTACTGCGAGAAAAAGTGACCTTAGAACTTAATGAAAAGTATCCCATTAGCTCTGTTGAAATCCCATTGGACAAAACTAAATCTTATGGCTTCTTATACTATAAAAAAGGGAAGAAAGGCTGGAATTACTTTCAGGATGTCCTTATTAACAAACAGGTATATGTCAATCAATATACCGGTGAAATTTTAGGAGTCTACAATGAAAAGTATGACATCTTTCCGATTCTAAAATCACTTCACTGGAGTCTTCTTCTGAAATCTGAATGGGGGCCTTATGTTGTCGGAATACCTGTCGTTCTTTTTATTATCATGCTGATTACCGGAATTATTCTTTGGTGGCCACAAAATAAAAAGGCGAGGAAAGGACGTTTTTGGTTCAACTGGAAAAATGTAAAAACCTGGAAACGGAAAAATTATGACCTTCATAATGTTTTAGGCTTCTATGCTTCCTTTATCGCTTTATTAATGAGCATTACGGGAATCTATTTTACGTATCCCTATGTGAAGAATGTATTCAACTTTGCATTATCCGGTTCAATGACTCTTCCCAAAGAAAAAGAGATCAGATCCCCGGATTCTTTGGCTGCAAAAAACAATTCAGTTTTTGATCTGGCTGTACAAGAAACAAGAAGACTCTATACTTCTTCTTCAAGTTTTCGATTTCCATTAAATGGGAAAAATAAAAAAGGAAAAGATCTTAAAAATATTCCTGTGACCATTTACCAAAAAGACGGGAGATTTAGTGAAAGAAATGTTCTGATATTCGATAAATACTCAGGAAAACTATTAGCAAACAGACCTCATCAGAAATTATCAACAGCTGAAAAGTATTCCAATGCCAATTATGACATTCATACAGGATCTTACTTTGGGTTATTTGGTAAAATAATCTGGTTTATAGCCGGGCTCATCTGCACTTCATTACCTGTAACAGGATTTTTGGTATGGTGGGGAAAAAGAAAGAAACAAGGGAAAAAAATATAA